A single window of Cervus canadensis isolate Bull #8, Minnesota chromosome 17, ASM1932006v1, whole genome shotgun sequence DNA harbors:
- the ZNF774 gene encoding zinc finger protein 774: MWLGTSGTSGLPGHCLESPLQGCRPAQIQEWAPKGISKPSVISQLEQKEEAWVLPLQNFEARKILRESHTEFKHQVVQLDQDVSETAEPCGTSSEGANKDISPPPSWGGNWERGLELEGQHGTLLGEGQQGPFSQEKELNKLLEGYIGKKLVCVECGKSFNQSSYLIRHRRTHTGERPYKCMECGKGFKQSSDLITHRRTHTGEKPYQCHRCEKKFSDSSTLIKHQRTHTGERPHQCPECGKTFARKPHLTVHQRTHTGEKPYVCLQCHKSFSRSSNFITHQRTHTGVKPYRCRDCGESFGQSSDLIKHQRTHTGERPFKCPECGKGFRDSSHFVAHMSTHSGERPFSCPYCHKSFSQSSHLVTHQRTHTGERPFKCDGCGKGFADSSALVKHQRIHTGERPYKCGECGKSFNQSSHFITHQRIHLEDRPYRCPECGKTFNQRSHFLTHQRTHTGEKPFHCSECDKSFRQKAHLLCHQNTHLM, from the exons ATGTGGCTGGGGACTTCAGGGACAAGTGGGTTACCTGGACACTGCTTAGAGAGTCCTCTTCAGGGATGCCGCCCAGCACAGATACAAGAATGGGCTCCCAAAGG GATTTCGAAACCAAGTGTAATCTCCCAGCTGGAGCAGAAAGAAGAGGCATGGGTCCTTCCACTGCAAAATTTTGAGGCAAGGAAGATCCTGAGGGAAAGTCACACAG AATTTAAGCATCAGGTGGTACAACTCGATCAGGACGTTTCCGAAACTGCAGAACCATGTGGAACATCCTCAGAAGGGGCCAATAAAGATATTTCTCCTCCCCCTAGCTGGGGAGGAAACTGGGAGAGGGGTCTTGAGTTAGAAGGGCAGCATGGTACCCTCTTGGGAGAGGGTCAGCAGGGGCCCTTTTCACAGGAGAAGGAATTAAACAAGCTCCTGGAAGGATATATAGGAAAGAAGCTGGTGTGTGTGGAATGTGGGAAAAGCTTTAACCAGAGCTCCTATCTCATAAGGCACCGAAGAACCCATACTGGCGAGAGGCCCTATAAGTGCATGGAGTGTGGGAAAGGCTTCAAACAGAGTTCAGACCTCATCACCCACCGCAGaacacacacaggagagaaaccctacCAGTGCCACAGGTGTGAGAAAAAATTCAGCGACAGCTCGACCCTCATCAAACATCAGAGAACCCACACGGGCGAGAGACCCCACCAGTGCCCCGAGTGTGGGAAGACTTTTGCACGGAAACCGCACCTCACGGTGCACCAGAGAACCCACAcgggggagaagccctacgtGTGCCTTCAGTGTCACAAGAGCTTCAGTCGGAGCTCCAATTTCATCACCCACCAGAGGACCCACACCGGAGTGAAGCCCTACAGGTGTCGCGACTGCGGGGAGAGTTTCGGCCAGAGCTCGGATCTGATTAAGCACCAGCGGACCCACACGGGAGAGCGGCCCTTCAAGTGCCCCGAGTGCGGGAAGGGCTTCCGAGATAGCTCTCATTTTGTGGCCCACATGAGCACTCACTCGGGAGAAAGGCCCTTCAGCTGTCCTTACTGCCACAAGAGTTTCAGTCAGAGCTCGCACCTGGTCAcgcaccagaggacacacacggGCGAGAGGCCTTTTAAGTGCGATGGCTGTGGGAAGGGTTTTGCCGACAGCTCTGCCCTGGTCAAGCACCAGCGGATCCACACCGGAGAAAGACCCTATAAATGTGGCGAATGCGGCAAGAGCTTCAACCAGAGCTCTCACTTCATCACGCACCAGCGGATCCACTTGGAAGACAGACCCTATCGCTGCCCCGAGTGCGGCAAAACCTTCAATCAGCGTTCCCATTTCCTCACACACCAGAGAAcgcacacaggagagaaacccttTCACTGCAGTGAATGCGACAAGAGCTTCCGGCAGAAAGCACACCTTTTGTGCCATCAGAACACTCACCTGATGTAG